One window of the Panulirus ornatus isolate Po-2019 chromosome 12, ASM3632096v1, whole genome shotgun sequence genome contains the following:
- the LOC139752143 gene encoding peptidyl-prolyl cis-trans isomerase NIMA-interacting 4 produces the protein MGGGKKGGAGKGGGGGKSSKGEKSEASGGGAAKEKKGGTSVKVRHILCEKQSKSLEALEKLKAGMKFNEVAAEYSEDKARSGGDLGWMTRGSMVGPFQDAAFALPVSSLANPNYTDPPVKTKFGYHIIMVEGKK, from the exons atgggtggagggaaaaaaggtgGTGCTGGTAAGGGTGGAGGAGGCGGCAAAAGTTCGaaaggagaaaagagtgaggcgAGTGGCGGTGGCGCAGCCaaggagaagaagggaggaaCGTCTGTCAAG GTTCGGCATATCTTGTGTGAAAAGCAAAGTAAAAGTCTAGAAGCTCTGGAGAAGTTAAAGGCTGGTATGAAGTTTAATGAAGTGGCTGCTGAGTACTCTGAAGATAAAGCTCGTAGTGGT GGTGACCTTGGATGGATGACACGTGGTTCAATGGTTGGCCCTTTTCAGGATGCTGCCTTTGCCCTGCCAGTATCATCTCTAGCTAATCCTAATTATACTGACCCACCTGTGAAAACAAAGTTTGGATATCACATAATAATGGTTGAGGGTAAAAAGTGA